Genomic DNA from Rhodoferax mekongensis:
TTATTGACGGAGAGAAACGCATGACTTTGCGCGGCGAGTCTATCGCCGCTGATTTCCAGAACGTAGTGGAAAACTACATCCGGGAGCGTTTCACGCCCCGTACCCCCAGTATTTGAGAGCTTATGTCCGAGAAGAATAGTCCGCGCAAGGCGGACAAGATTGTTGCCGTCAAAGGCATGAACGACATCATGCCGCCGGAATCTGCGGTATGGGAAGCATTGGAGGCCCGCGTAAGGGAATTAATGCGGCGCTTTTCCTTTGAAAATGTACGCACGCCTATTGTTGAACCTACCTCCCTGTTTGTGAGGGGCTTGGGTGAAGTGACGGATATCGTCGAAAAGGAGATGTATTCCTTTGAAGACCGTTTGAATGGCGAGGCGCTGACTTTGCGGCCGGAGAATACAGCGGGAGTTGTGCGCGCAGCTGTGGAGCATTCGATGCTTTACAACGGTCCTAAGCGTCTCTATTACATGGGGCCCATGTTCCGGCATGAGCGACCACAGCGCGGGCGGTACCGGCAGTTTCACCAAATCGGGGCAGAGGCACTCGGGTTCGGTGGCGCTGAAATCGATGCAGAAGTGATTCTGATGGCCCACATGCTCTGGAAAGAGTTGGGTTTGGCGGATATCGAGTTACAGATAAACAGTCTGGGGCAGCCAAACGAACGCAACTCGCACAGAGCTGCCTTGATCCAGCATTTTGAATCCCATCTGGATCTGCTGGATGAAGAAGCCAAGCGGCGCTTGCACCTGAATCCACTCCGCCTTCTGGACTCCAAAAATCCCGGAATGCAGGCTGTGATCGAGTCCGCTCCCAAGTTGATCGATTTCTTGGGTGATGCTTCCAGAGAGCATCTGGAAACGGTGAAAAAAATACTGGATGCTCACCGAGTGAGCTACACGGTGAACCCTCGCTTGGTTCGGGGAATGGACTATTACAACTTGACGGTGTTTGAGTTTGTCACTACGAAATTGGGATCCCAAGGCACCGTTTGTGCGGGCGGCCGGTACGATTACTTGATAGAGCAAATCGGCGGAAAGCCAGCTCCCGCAGTGGGATGGGCCATGGGCGTTGAGCGCGTTCTGGAGTTAATCAAAGAGTCGGGCGTGGCACTGAGGCAACCGGGTTTGGATGTTTTTGCCGTTATTACAGATGTCGCAAACCTGCAAGCTGTGATGCCTTCGCTGCATGTTCTCCGGGAGGCTGGGCTTTCTGTCCAGATGCAAGCCAGCACCTCTGAAGGGATGCCCAGCATGAAGTCTCAATTCAAACGAGCAGATGCTTCGGGCGCACGGTTCGCTTTCGTGTTTGGTCCTGATGAACTCGCTTCCGGACAGGTCACTGTCAAATCATTGCGGGATTCGAATGTTCCGCAAGCCACTCTTCGGATAGATGAGATGGCAACATGGGCTGCTAGCCTTTATCCAACCGTTTAAACCAGGTTCAACATGGCAAATCATTTAGATCTCGAAGAGCAAGAGCAACTCGATCAACTGAAACATTTTTGGAAGCAGTATGGAAACGCTATTTCCTGGCTGTTGATCATCGTGTTTGGTGCCTTTGCCTCGTGGAATGGTTATCAGTGGTGGTCCAAGCGGCAGGCTGAACAAGCTTCCGCCATGTATGAAGAAGTGGATCGAGTTATTGCTGGTGGCGATGTTGCTGCTGCAGACCGTGCCTATGGAGATATGCGCCAGCGATTCCCCTCAACCGTGTATACCCAGCAAGCAGGTCTCACCCTTGCCAAAGTGGCTTACCTCTCGGGAAAACCTGACGTGGCCCAAACTGCGTTGACCACCGTTGCTGAGAGTAGCGCGGACCCAGGATTGGCGGCATTGGCGAGAATACGACAAGTGGGTTTGTTGATTGAGGCCAAGAGTTTTGATGCGGCTGCGAAGATCTTGGATGGCAAATTTCCCGTCGAGTTCATGGGGCTTGTTGCAGACAAAAAAGCCGACCTCATGATGGCGCAGGGTAAGACCGAAGAAGCGGTGGCTTTGTACAAGGACGCGATCAAACATTTGGCTGAGCGTGATCAATACCGTCGTTTGGTGGAAGTGAAACTGGCTGCGCTAGGTGCCGGCGAATCGAAGTGAGTCGAAATCTGAACATGCGACGGACCGCTAATTTTCTGATGGTAGGGGTAATGGCCGTCGTGATGGCTGGTTGTGCCGGTCCGTCTAAGCCCAAGCCAGCAGAACTCGCTCCCGCGGCTTCACTTTTGGCGGTGAAGAAGGTCTGGTCTGCATCGATTGGGGAGGTCGGTTTCCCGCTTGAGGTAAAGCTGGTTGGCTCCGACGTCTATGTGGCATCCAGTTCAGGATCCATTTCGAGCTTGGATTCGAATACCGGGGGCGTCCGCTGGACGGCAGATTTAGGCAAGAAAATTTCTGCTGGTGTCGGAGCAGATGGCGAAAAGACGGCTGTCGTCACGACCGATGGGGAGTTGGTTGTGTTGCAGAAAGGGAAGCGGATCTGGCAACAAAAGTTGACTTCCGTCGCCGTAACGCCACCCCTGGTTGCTGGTGGACGCATATTTGTGATCACTCCGGACCGGACACTTATTGCTTTCGACAGCGAAACGGGTAAGCGCCTTTGGCAACAACAAAGGGGGAGCGATAGCCTGGTGTTGGACCGGGCCGCTGTACTTTTCCCTGCGGGTGATACCCTGGTGGCAGGAATCGGTGGGCGGTTAGTGGGTTTGAATCCATTGACAGGTACCCAGCGTTGGGACATTCCAGTTTCCGTCAGTCGCGGGACTAATGAGGTAGACCGCCTGGTGGACCTGATGCCAGGAGTCAGTCGCTTGGGGTCTGATGTGTGCCTTCGCGCCTATCAGAATGCAGTAGCGTGTGTCAGTCTGGCGAATCAAAAGGTGATTTGGTCCAGAGCTGCCAACGGATTTACTGGTGTTTCTGGCGATGACAAGTTGGTGTTTGGCACAGAGGCCGATGGCAGGCTCTTGGCATGGCGGCGCGCTGATGGGGAGGTTGCATGGCAATTGGCGACCCTGAAGTGGCGAGATTTGGGAACACCTTTGCTCTTGGGAGAAACTCTGGCGGTACCTGACAGTGCCGGACTCGTGCATCTATTGTCAAAAACAGACGGCTCCTCTTTGGGGCGTTTGGTGCTCGATGGTTCACCACTGGGGGCGTCGCCTGTCCTTGCTGGAAAAACGTTGGTCGTTGTGACCCAAAAGGGAGGTGTTTTTGCCTTCCGTCCAGAATAAGAGAGGTCCCGAATGAAGCCTGTTATAGCCCTTGTGGGGCGCCCGAATGTCGGGAAGTCGACCTTGTTTAATCGCTTGACGAAAACCCGTGACGCGATCGTTGCCGACTATGCCGGTTTGACGCGTGACCGCCATTACGGCAATGGCAAACACGGCAAGCAGGAATTCATTGTCATCGATACCGGTGGTTTTGAACCCGATGCCGGAAGCGGCATCTTCAAAGAGATGGCGAAGCAAACCCGGCAGGCGGTTGCTGAAGCTGATGTGGTTGTATTCGTGGTGGATGCTCGGGCGGGGCTATCCGCGCAGGATCATGACATCGGCAACTATTTGAGAAAGCTTGGCAAGCCCTGCCTTGTTGTGGCTAACAAAGCGGAAGGCATGAAAGCCGGCTCTCAGCTTGCTGAATTCTTTGAGTTAGGCTTGGGTGAGGTCTTCCCAGTATCTGCTGCCCATGGTCAGGGCATGCGCTCTTTGGTCGAGATGGCGCTGGACGCGTTGCATCTTGAAGAGCCGGAGGAGGACCCTGAACCGTCTGATCCTTCCGTGATTAAGCTTGCAGTCGCAGGCAGGCCAAACGTAGGCAAATCGACACTGATTAACACATGGTTGGGTGAAGAGCGTTTGGTGGCATTTGATATGCCCGGTACCACGCGGGATGCCATTTCTGTCCCTTTTGAGCGGGAAGGTCAGAAGTTTGAATTGGTAGACACAGCAGGATTGCGCAAAAAGGGCAAAGTGTTTGAGGCCATCGAGAAATTCTCGGTCGTCAAGACGTTGCAGGCTATTGAGTCTGCCAGCGTCGTCTTGTTGTTGATCGACGCTGAACAAGGCGTAACTGACCAGGACGCCCACATAGCGGGCTATATTCTGGAATCCGGTCGGGCTGTGGTTGTGGCGGTTAACAAATGGGATGCGATTGACGAATACCAACGCGAGTTGGTGAAACGATCTTTAGAGACCCGTCTGGGCTTCTTGAAGTTCGCTGCATTGCATCTCATCTCGGCTAAAAAACGCCAGGGCCTAGGCCCGCTCTGGGGAGCAATTACTCAAGCGCACAAAGCGGCCAATTGCAAGATGCCGACGCCGGTATTGACCCGTCTGCTATTGGAGGCGGTGCAATTCCAGACACCGAAGAAGACCGGCGCATACCGGCCCAAATTGCGTTATGCCCACCAAGGTGGGATGAATCCGCCCATTATCGTGATCCACGGAAACTCCCTGGAGCATGTGACCGAAGCCTACAAGCGGTTTTTGGAAGGTCGCTTCCGCAAGGAGTTCAATTTGGTGGGAACACCTTTGCGTATCGAGATGAAGTCTTCTCAAAACCCATTTGCTGATAAAGATTAAGTCAAGCAGCAAGTTACTTGACTAGTCCCTATGCGTAAACTCCTCGTCAGTAGGAGGGGCTCAAAGCATGTGTGGTATCGTCAAACCCTTATCATTTTTTGAACACGGAGAATATCGTGAGCAACAAAGGCCAACTCCTCCAAGATCCTTTCCTGAACGCTTTGCGTCGTGAACATGTGCCTGTTTCCATTTATTTGGTGAACGGCATCAAGTTGCAGGGACAGATCGAATCTTTTGACCAGTACGTGGTCTTGCTCCGCAATACAGTGACACAAATGGTTTACAAGCATGCCATTTCAACTATTGTTCCCGGACGCGCAGTGAACCTGGCAGCCGCTGGTGACGAAGCAGCATCTGCTTGATGCTTCAAAAGTGGGGGATCCTTTGGATCCTCCCGCAGTGAATTTTTCTCCCATTGAATAATCCCCAAGAAAGCAAATTGGCGCCAACCATACTGGTTGGTGTCGATCTGGGTGGTCCGAATTTCGATTCTGAGCTGGAAGAGCTCGGACTTCTGGCTCAAACAGCTGGTTTGCAACCCGTGGGGCGTGTTGTGTGTAAACGCCGCGCTCCCGATGCAGCGTTGTTTGTAGGTTCCGGAAAAGCAGAGGAAATCCGGCAGCTAGCGCTGCAGACCGGTGCCACCGAAATTTTGTTTGACCAGTCGCTTAGTCCCGGTCAACAACGAAATCTGGAGCGGCACATGCAGCTTCCGGTCAATGACCGGACCTTCTTGATTCTTGAGATCTTCGCACAACGGGCGAGGAGTCATGAAGGCAAGTTGCAGGTTGAATTGGCTCGACTCCAATACCTCAGCACACGTTTGGTACGCCGCTGGTCCCATTTGGAGCGTCAGCGAGGGGGTATCGGAACACGCGGGGGGCCCGGCGAAACCCAGATTGAACTGGACCGCCGGATGATCAGCGAGAACATCAAACGAACCAAAGAGCGTTTGGGCAAAGTCAAGCGACAGCGACAGACGCAACGCCGTCAACGCGAGCGCCGTGATGCTTTCAACATTTCATTGATCGGCTATACCAACGCGGGCAAATCCACACTGTTCAATGCCTTGGTAAAGGCACGCGCCTACGCAGCTGATCAGCTGTTCGCCACCTTGGACACCACTACCCGTCAACTGTATCTTGGTGAAGCCAATCGATCAGTGTCCTTGTCCGACACGGTAGGGTTCATTCGGGATTTGCCCCATGGTTTGGTGGATGCTTTTCAGGCAACTTTGCAGGAAGCAATTGATGCTGACCTGCTTCTTCACGTCGTAGACGCTGCCAATGTGGACTTTCCGGAGCAAATCGCCCAAGTCCAGGCAGTGCTCAAAGAGATTGGTGCCGACGACATTCCTCAACTGCTGGTCTTCAACAAAGTTGACGCTATTTCCGCAGATGCACAACCCTTGCGTTTGGAAGATACCTATGAAATCCAGGGACTACAGACTCCACGTATATTCGTAAGCGCGCGCAACTTGACCGGAATGCCTTTATTGCGCCAAAAATTGGCCGAAATTGCGAAATCTGCGACAGATTTGAATGACTTGCCGTCAATTCACCCTGAGCCCTCTGGGGACGGTGTGTGAATTGGCACAATGCGCCCCACAGCACTAAAGAAGATTCCATGAAACTATCTGCGTTTCGAATGAAGAGCATGCCATTGGCACCCTGGTTGCGTAATGTGTTCAATTTGAACGATTCCCGTTGGGGGCGTGGTGACGACAAGCAGGAAGGGCAGGGTCCAGAGGGTCAGGCCAAGCCCGAGGCGGAGCGGCCTTCGCCTGTTGCGGGGCCGCAGTCCGGCGGCCCCAAAAATACGTCCCAATCCGGCCCCCCCGATCTTGATGAGCTGTGGAGGGACTTCAACCGGAAACTGGCTGGCTTGTTCGGCGGAGGCAAGAAACCCGCTGGAGGCAATGGCGGCGGCTTTCAACCTGACATGAAGAATGCTGGTATTGGCGCTGGCTTGATTGTCGGAGTGTTGGTCCTGATCTGGTTGGGCACGGGTTTTTTTATCGTGCAAGAAGGCCAGCAGGCCGTCATTACCCAATTTGGAAAATACAAATCCACGGTGAACGCGGGTTTCAATTGGCGTCTTCCATATCCGATTGAGAAGCATGAATTGGTATTCGTGAGTCAAATCCGATCGGTGGATGTCGGCCGCGATGTGGTTCTCAAGGCCACTGGACTGAAAGAGTCGGCCATGCTGACTGAGGATGAAAACATTCTCGACATCAAATTCGCAGTGCAATACCGTTTGAGCGATGCGCGAGCTTTCTTGTTCGAAAGCAAGAATCCGAGTGAGGCGGTCGTGCAGGCTGCCGAGACGGCAATCCGTGAAGTATTGGGCAAGATGAAAATGGATGCGGCGCTGTCTGAAGAGCGTGATCAGATTGCCCCGCGGGTACGTGCCCTGATGCAAACCATTCTGGATCGCTACAAGGTTGGCGTTGAGGTGGTCGGGGTCAACCTTCAGCAAGGCGGAGTTCGCCCACCTGAACAAGTGCAGTCTTCGTTTGATGATGTCTTGAAGGCCGGGCAGGAGCGTGAACGTGCCAAGAACGAAGCCCAAGCCTACGCCAACGATGTGGTACCCCGCGCGGTCGGTTCCGCTTCCCGATTGAAGGAAGAGGCTGACGCCTACAAAGCCCGTGTAGTAGCGCAGGCGCAAGGTGATGCCCAACGTTTCCGATCGGTGTATGCCGAGTACCAGAAGGCGCCTCAGGTCATGCGGGATCGTATGTACCTGGATACCATGCAACAGATCTACAGCAACGTGACGAAGGTCATCGTGGACTCCAAGCAGGGTGGCAATTTGCTTTACCTGCCTTTGGATAAAGTGCTGCAGCTAACAGGCGCGCCTGCTGCGGCTGAACCGGCTTCCGGTCCCGTTACATCCACTCAGTCTGCGCCTGCCGCTCCTGCGACAACTTTTGGCAACAACGATCCACGCAGCCGCGATGCCGCGAGAACCCGTGAACGCGACGTGCGCTAGGACAACACTATGAACCGTATCGGACTTATCTTCACTTCGTTGCTGGTGCTGTTGGCGCTGGCTAGTTCCACCTTGTTCGTGGTGGATCAGCGGCAATTCGGCGTGGTCTATGCCTTGGGTCAAATCAAGGAAGTGATCACCGAGCCCGGCTTGAACTTCAAGCTTCCGCCACCTTTTCAGAATGTGTCCTATATCGACAAGCGCTTGTTGACCTTGGACAGCACAGATGCCGAGCCCATGCTCACGGCTGAAAAACAGCGCGTGGTCATCGACTGGTATGTGCGTTGGCGTATCACTGAGCCCTCCGACTACATCCGCAACGTAGGCCTGAATGAGAGCGCCGGAGCTAGCCAGTTGAACCGGGTGGTGCGTAACGCATTCCAGGAAGAGATCAACAAGCGTACGGTAAAAGAACTCTTGTCCCTCAAGCGTGAAGCCCTGATGTCTGATGTGAAAGCGGAGGTTCTGGACAAGGTGCGTGGTACCAAACCTTGGGGGGTAGACGTTGTGGATGTGCGTATCACCCGGGTTGATTACGTGGAAGCCATCACAGAGTCTGTTTACCGCCGTATGGAGGCAGAGCGCAAGCGCGTGGCCAATGAGCTGCGCTCCACGGGCGCTGCAGAAGGTGAAAAAATCCGTGCTGATGCAGATCGCCAGCGCGAAATCACGATCGCAAATGCTTATCGTGACGCCCAGAAAATCAAGGGTGAGGGCGATGCGGAGGCTGCAAGGATTTACGCCGATGCCTTCGGCAAAGACCCCCAGTTTGCACAGTTCTACCGCAGCCTGGAAGCCTACAAGAGCAGTTTCGCCAACAAGAGTGACGTGATGGTTCTGGATCCCTCCGGCTCTGAGTTTTTCAAGACTTTCCGCAGTGGCGGTAACGCTGCAGCTGCGGCCAAAAAGTAGCGTGAACGCTGACGCACTTTGGATGGCACTGGCTTTGGTGCTGGTGCTGGAGGGTTTGTTTCCTTTTGCATCACCCCAAGGGTGGCGCAAATTGTTTTCCCAGCTCTTGCAATTGCAGGATGGGCAGATACGTTTCTTCGGCTTGTGCAGCATCCTGTGCGGATTGTTCTGCATTTGGTGGCTGCTGCCCTGAAATCCGAGCCTCAAGGCCGGTAAAATCTCGGTTTTAACAGCCTCCCCTCAATTCCATGTCTGCTTGGGTCCTTCCGGATCACATTGCCGATGTGCTGCCTTCCGAGGCCCGCCACATCGAAGAAATACGTCGAGATCTGCTGGACATGGCCCGATGCTATGGCTACGAGCTCGTGATGCCACCTATGCTGGAGCATCTGGAGTCACTGCTTTCCGGCACCGGTGAAGCGTTGGATTTGCAGACCTTCAAACTGGTCGATCAGATATCCGGCCGCATGATGGGCCTGCGTGCAGACAGCACGCCCCAAGTGGCACGCATAGATGCGCACTTGTTGAACCGCAGTGGAGTCACGCGTCTTTGCTATTGCGGGCCTGTATTGCATACCCGACCTGCTGCCCCTCATGCGACTCGCGAGCCCTTGCAGTTCGGCGCAGAAATCTATGGTCATGCAGGGCTGGAAGCTGACCTGGAAGTGTTGACACTCACCTTGGACGCCCTGAAGGCCTGTAAGGTCGGTGTACTCACAGTGGACATGGCGGACGCCCGTATAGTGGGCAGTTTGCTCGACGAGTCCGGTTTGAGCAGCGCTCAAAAGAACGAAGTTCTGTCTGCTCTCACATCCAAGGACAGCAGCGCATTGGCAGAGTTGACGCAATCCTGCCCACAGCCCGTTGGCGCTGCTTTGCGTGGCCTCGTCAACCTGTACGGCAATGCAGATGTACTGCAGCAGGCTCGTGAAGAATTGCCGGCCTTGCCAGGAATCAGCCAAGCGCTGGAACATCTGCAATGGCTGGCAGGTCATCTGGAGGGTGTGAAGGTTTCCTTTGACCTCGCCGATTTGCGCGGTTATGCCTACTACACCGGCATGCGCTTTTCGATTTATGCAGCAGGGGCGAGTGACGCCCTGGCCCGTGGTGGCCGGTATGACGAGGTCGGTTCGGTGTTCGGGCGCAAACGTCCTGCCGTGGGCTTCAGTTTGGATGTCAAGGTATTGGCCCAAGCAGCCGATATGCGCCCCCTGCGGGCTGCGATTCGCGCGCCTTGGGGTGAGGCTGCGGCCTTGCGAGCAGCAATTGCGGATTTGCGCCGGCAGGGCGAAACCGTGGTGTGTGTCCTTCCCGGACACGAAAGTGAAGTCGATGAGTTCCATTGCGACCGTGAGCTGGTGCAAGCCGCTGGTCAGTGGGTCGTAACAGCTATTTAATCCAGAGCGAAATGAATACAACCAAAGGTCGAAATGTAGTGGTCGTCGGCACCCAGTGGGGCGATGAAGGCAAGGGCAAGCTGGTCGATTGGCTCACGGAAAGCGCCCAAGGGGTCGTCCGCTTCCAAGGTGGTCACAACGCGGGCCACACGCTGGTCATCAATGGCGTCAAAACCGCATTGCACCTTATTCCTTCCGGCATCATGCGCCCCGGCGTCAAGTGCTACATCGGCAACGGCGTCGTGTTGTCAGCAGGCAAGTTGTTTGAAGAAATTGAAGGTCTGGAAAAAGCCGGTGTAGAAGTGCGCTCGCGCCTGCGCATCAGCGAAGCCTGCCCGTTGATTCTGCCTTTCCACGTGGCGCTGGATGTGGCTCGTGAGGCCTTCCGCGAAAAAGGCGGCACGGCCAAGATCGGCACCACAGGCCGCGGTATCGGCCCCGCTTATGAAGACAAGATTGCGCGACGTGCCTTGCGCGTTCAAGACTTGAAACACCCTGAGCGCTTCGCGGCCAAGCTGCGCGAACTGCTGGACCTGCATAACCACGTTCTCGCGACCTATCTGGGTTCTGAAGCGTTCGATTTCGGCCCTTTGTTGGCGCCTTTCATGGCCAATGGCCGCGTGCAGTTTGAAGCAGTATTCCAGCAAGCGATGGAACACGCTGCCTTGCTCAAGCCCATGATGGCGGATGTGTCGCGAGAGTTGAACGAGGCCCATTTGGCAGGCGCCAACCTCTTGTTCGAAGGTGCCCAAGGCACATTGCTGGACGTGGACCACGGCACATATCCCTACGTCACCTCCAGCAACTGCGTGGCAGGCAATGCCGCAGCAGGCTCCGGTGTGGGCCCCGGCATGTTGCATTACATCCTGGGGATCACCAAGGCTTATTGCACCCGTGTGGGCGGTGGTCCGTTCCCCACCGAGTTGGAGTGGGAAGTGCCCGGCACACCCGGCTACCACATGAGCACCGTGGGCGCTGAAAAGGGCGTAACTACCGGTCGCTCACGCCGTTGCGGCTGGTTTGATGCTGCATTGCTAAAGCGTTCCGCCCAAGTCAACGGTTTGTCCGGCCTGTGTATCACCAAGCTCGACGTGTTGGATGGTCTCAAGGAGTTGAAGCTTTGCACCGGCTACGAAGTGGATGGCGAAAAAGTCGACATCCTGCCCATGGGCGCGGACGAGATCGAGCGCTGCAAACCCATTTATGAGGTCATGGAAGGCTGGAGTGACAGCACCGTCGGTGTGACCCAGTACGACAAGTTGCCTGTGGCAGCTCGCCTGTACTTGCAACGCATTGAGCAAGTCACTGGTGTGCCCATTCACATGGTGTCTACAAGCCCGGACCGCGACCACACCATCATGATGCGCCATCCCTACCTCGCTGACTGACCGATTTTGAATGCTATTTGAGCCTCTAGCCCCCGTAAATCCTGCGCAAGCAGCTACTTTTTTAGGAGCACGCTGATGTTGACTGAAGACGGCAAGCATCTCTATGTCAGTTATGACGAGTACCACAACCTGATCGAAAAGCTGGCCATCAAGGTGTTCCAGTCCGGTTGGGAGTTCGACACCATCTTGTGCCTGGCACGCGGGGGCATGCGTCCCGGCGACATCTTGTCGCGCGTGTTTGACAAGCCGCTGGCCATCATGTCTACCAGCTCCTACCGCGCTGAAGCCGGCACCCAGCAAGGCAACCTGGACATTGCCCGCTACATCACCACTCCTAAGGGTGAAATCGCTGGCAAAGTGCTGCTGGTTGACGATTTGGCGGATTCCGGTCACACCTTGAACGCGGTGATCAATCAGCTCAAGAACAACTACGCCCCCATCACCGAGTTGCGTAGCGCGGTGATCTGGACCAAGGCGGTGAGCGTGTTTACGCCCGACTACTCAGTGGAGTTCCTGCCGACCAACCCCTGGATTCACCAGCCATTTGAGAGCTACGACTCCTTGCGTCCCCAGCAGCTGATCCAGAAGTGGAGCGTTTGACGCTCCAGCGCTTCACAGATTTCGCCGCATGACAGACCGGATCACCCACCTCATTCATCATCCGTACCAGCCACCAGCTGGTTTTGAAGCGCCGCAACCCGGCGTATTCAAAGCGTCTACGGTGTTCTTCCCTACCGTGGCTGCCATGCGCAGCCGCGAATGGAAAGACAAGTCCGCCTACACCTACGGTTTGCACGGCACCCCCACCAGCTATGCGCTGGAAGAGCGCCTCGCGACCCTGGAGGGAGGCAAAGAGTGTCTGTTGGTTCCCAGTGGCCTCGCGGCGCTGGGACTGGTGGCGCTGTCTTTGTTGAAAAGCGGCGACGAGGTCCTCTTGCCGGATAACGCATATGGACCCAACAAGTCCATCGTCGAAGGCGAGTTGATGGGGTGGGGGATTACCCACCAGTACTACAACCCGATGGACCCTGAGGATCTGGAAGCCCAGATTTCGAGCCGTACCAAGCTGGTGTGGCTGGAGGCGGCGGGCTCTGTGAGCCTGGAGTTTCCCAACATTGTTGAAATGGTGCGGATTTGCCAGCGCCGCAAGGTGCTCACCGCGCTCGACAACACCTGGGGCGCAGGCTTGGCCTTCAACCCGTTTGACCTCGTCCCCGGTGCCAGCAGTCCGGTGGCGGTAGACGTCTCGGCGCATGCCTTGACCAAGTATCCGAGCGGCGGTGGCGATGTATTGATGGGCAGCGTGATCACCCGCAACCCCGGGCTGCACCTCAAGCTCAAGTTGACCCATATGCGCTTCGGTATCGGGGTTGGCATGAACGATGTGGAAGCGGTGTTGCGCTCCCTGCCTACCATCGGATTGCGTTACCGCGCACACGATGTGGCCACACGCAGCCTCGCGGCATGGGCCCAAACCCAGCCGGAGTTTGTGCAGGTGCTGCATCCGGCCTTGCCGGAGTCCCCCGGGCACAGCCACTGGATGGCTCTGACGGGTGGGGAAGAGGGCAAAGCCGCCGGTCTCTTCAGTGTGATGCTGGACTCCCGGTTTACCCAAGCCCAAACAGATGCCTTTTGCGACGCTCTCAAGCTGTTCAAGCTGGGCTACAGCTGGGGCGGCCCTATCAGTCTGGTGGTGCCTTACGAACTGGAAAGCATGCGTACGATTTGGCCGGAGCATCTGCTGCGGGGAACGCTGGTGCGCTTCTCTATTGGCCTGGAAGATCTGGCCGACTTGCAGGCCGATATTGCCCAGGCACTGGAAGTCTTGCGCTGACTGCGCGTTTTCCTGAGTAGGCAAGTGGCGGGTGTCGGCGTATTCTGCCGCGCATGAGCACCACTTCCTCGCCTACCGAATCTCTCGATGCCACCAGTGCCGTGCGCTCGCCTGATTTGGAGCCGGCTCCGTATGTGCCACCGCCCTCCGAGGCGCCCCGGAAGACGATTCTCCCGTTGAAGTTGATGGACCCTTTCCGGTGGCTGCGGCGGGGAGCGAGTGACCTAATGGCTCATCCCGGCATTGCACTCTTCTATGGCATTGCGTTCACCACCATGGCGCTGGTTCTCGGCGCCGTGTTCAGAAACAGCCCGGAGTACACCATGACCATTGCCTCCGGTTGTTTATTGGTTGGCCCGTTTTTGGCCATGGGCCTCTATGAGGTCAGCCGCCGTCGCGAGGCAGGCATACCGCCCGCGCTGGGTGCCTCCATCGTTTGTTGGGACCGCCATATTCCCAGCATGGCCATGCTGGTGCTCGTGCTCATCGTGTTGG
This window encodes:
- a CDS encoding adenylosuccinate synthase gives rise to the protein MNTTKGRNVVVVGTQWGDEGKGKLVDWLTESAQGVVRFQGGHNAGHTLVINGVKTALHLIPSGIMRPGVKCYIGNGVVLSAGKLFEEIEGLEKAGVEVRSRLRISEACPLILPFHVALDVAREAFREKGGTAKIGTTGRGIGPAYEDKIARRALRVQDLKHPERFAAKLRELLDLHNHVLATYLGSEAFDFGPLLAPFMANGRVQFEAVFQQAMEHAALLKPMMADVSRELNEAHLAGANLLFEGAQGTLLDVDHGTYPYVTSSNCVAGNAAAGSGVGPGMLHYILGITKAYCTRVGGGPFPTELEWEVPGTPGYHMSTVGAEKGVTTGRSRRCGWFDAALLKRSAQVNGLSGLCITKLDVLDGLKELKLCTGYEVDGEKVDILPMGADEIERCKPIYEVMEGWSDSTVGVTQYDKLPVAARLYLQRIEQVTGVPIHMVSTSPDRDHTIMMRHPYLAD
- the hflC gene encoding protease modulator HflC: MNRIGLIFTSLLVLLALASSTLFVVDQRQFGVVYALGQIKEVITEPGLNFKLPPPFQNVSYIDKRLLTLDSTDAEPMLTAEKQRVVIDWYVRWRITEPSDYIRNVGLNESAGASQLNRVVRNAFQEEINKRTVKELLSLKREALMSDVKAEVLDKVRGTKPWGVDVVDVRITRVDYVEAITESVYRRMEAERKRVANELRSTGAAEGEKIRADADRQREITIANAYRDAQKIKGEGDAEAARIYADAFGKDPQFAQFYRSLEAYKSSFANKSDVMVLDPSGSEFFKTFRSGGNAAAAAKK
- a CDS encoding DUF2065 domain-containing protein, which produces MNADALWMALALVLVLEGLFPFASPQGWRKLFSQLLQLQDGQIRFFGLCSILCGLFCIWWLLP
- a CDS encoding ATP phosphoribosyltransferase regulatory subunit, whose product is MSAWVLPDHIADVLPSEARHIEEIRRDLLDMARCYGYELVMPPMLEHLESLLSGTGEALDLQTFKLVDQISGRMMGLRADSTPQVARIDAHLLNRSGVTRLCYCGPVLHTRPAAPHATREPLQFGAEIYGHAGLEADLEVLTLTLDALKACKVGVLTVDMADARIVGSLLDESGLSSAQKNEVLSALTSKDSSALAELTQSCPQPVGAALRGLVNLYGNADVLQQAREELPALPGISQALEHLQWLAGHLEGVKVSFDLADLRGYAYYTGMRFSIYAAGASDALARGGRYDEVGSVFGRKRPAVGFSLDVKVLAQAADMRPLRAAIRAPWGEAAALRAAIADLRRQGETVVCVLPGHESEVDEFHCDRELVQAAGQWVVTAI
- a CDS encoding phosphoribosyltransferase, yielding MLTEDGKHLYVSYDEYHNLIEKLAIKVFQSGWEFDTILCLARGGMRPGDILSRVFDKPLAIMSTSSYRAEAGTQQGNLDIARYITTPKGEIAGKVLLVDDLADSGHTLNAVINQLKNNYAPITELRSAVIWTKAVSVFTPDYSVEFLPTNPWIHQPFESYDSLRPQQLIQKWSV
- the hflK gene encoding FtsH protease activity modulator HflK gives rise to the protein MPLAPWLRNVFNLNDSRWGRGDDKQEGQGPEGQAKPEAERPSPVAGPQSGGPKNTSQSGPPDLDELWRDFNRKLAGLFGGGKKPAGGNGGGFQPDMKNAGIGAGLIVGVLVLIWLGTGFFIVQEGQQAVITQFGKYKSTVNAGFNWRLPYPIEKHELVFVSQIRSVDVGRDVVLKATGLKESAMLTEDENILDIKFAVQYRLSDARAFLFESKNPSEAVVQAAETAIREVLGKMKMDAALSEERDQIAPRVRALMQTILDRYKVGVEVVGVNLQQGGVRPPEQVQSSFDDVLKAGQERERAKNEAQAYANDVVPRAVGSASRLKEEADAYKARVVAQAQGDAQRFRSVYAEYQKAPQVMRDRMYLDTMQQIYSNVTKVIVDSKQGGNLLYLPLDKVLQLTGAPAAAEPASGPVTSTQSAPAAPATTFGNNDPRSRDAARTRERDVR